The Peromyscus eremicus chromosome 8b, PerEre_H2_v1, whole genome shotgun sequence genome contains a region encoding:
- the LOC131918856 gene encoding trace amine-associated receptor 7e-like, which translates to MATDDDSFVWDQDSILSRELVSVTSVQLCYENLNGSCIKNPYSPGPRLILYAVFGFGAVLAVCGNLLVMMSILHFKQLHSPANFLVASLACADFLVGLTVMPFSTVRSVESCWYFGDSYCKVHSYFDVSFCFSSIFHLCFISVDRYIAVSDPLTYPTRFTASVSGKCIAFSWLLSIIYSFSLIYTGANEAGIEDLVTALTCVGGCQLPMNQIWVFVNFVLFFTPTLVMITVYTKIFFIAKQQAQRIERMSDQTAKASDSYKDRVAKRERKAAKTLGIAVAAFLLSWLPYFIDSIIDAFLGFITPTYVYEILVWIAYYNSAMNPLIYAFFYPWFRKAIRLIVTGRILRENSSDTNLFPE; encoded by the coding sequence ATGGCTACAGATGATGACAGCTTTGTCTGGGATCAAGACAGCATCCTGAGCAGAGAACTGGTCTCTGTCACATCTGTCCAGCTGTGCTATGAGAACTTGAATGGATCCTGCATCAAGAACCCTTACTCCCCAGGCCCTCGCCTCATCCTCTATGCAGTCTTTGGCTTTGGGGCTGTGCTGGCTGTGTGTGGAAACCTCCTGGTGATGATGTCCATTCTTCATTTCAAACAGCTGCACTCTCCTGCCAACTTTCTGGTGGCATCCCTGGCCTGTGCTGACTTCTTGGTGGGACTGACCGTGATGCCCTTCAGTACAGTGAGGTCTGTGGAGAGCTGCTGGTACTTTGGGGACAGTTACTGTAAAGTTCATTCTTATTTTGATGTatcattctgtttttcttctatcTTTCACTTGTGCTTCATCTCTGTGGATAGATATATTGCTGTCAGTGACCCCCTGACCTACCCCACCAGGTTCACTGCATCTGTTTCTGGCAAGTGCATTGCCTTCTCCTGGTTACTCTCCATCATCTATAGCTTTTCTCTTATTTACACAGGGGCCAATGAAGCTGGGATAGAGGATCTAGTGACTGCCCTCACCTGTGTGGGAGGCTGTCAACTTCCAAtgaatcaaatctgggtcttcGTTAATTTTGTACTATTTTTCACCCCCACACTTGTCATGATAACTGTCTACACTaagattttcttcattgctaaGCAACAGGCTCAGAGGATTGAGAGAATGAGTGACCAGACGGCCAAGGCATCAGACAGCTACAAGGACAGGGTGgccaagagggagaggaaagcagCCAAAACCCTGGGAATCGCAGTGGCAGCCTTCCTGCTTTCCTGGCTGCCGTACTTCATTGACTCCATCATTGATGCCTTCCTGGGCTTCATCACACCCACGTATGTGTATGAAATACTAGTTTGGATCGCCTACTACAACTCAGCCATGAACCCCTTGatttatgctttcttttatccttGGTTTCGGAAAGCCATCAGACTGATTGTCACTGGCAGAATCTTGAGGGAGAATTCCTCAGACACCAACTTGTTTCCTGAGTAG
- the LOC131918857 gene encoding trace amine-associated receptor 7a-like, with product MATDDGSFLRDLARIMSEDLVSPTSVQLCYENLNRSCIRNPYSPVPRLILYAVFGFGAVLAVCGNLLVMMSILHFKQLHSPANFLVASLACADFLVGLTVMPFSTVRSVESCWYFGDSYCKVHSCFDVSFCFSSIFHLCFISVDRYIAVSDPLTYPTRFTASVSGKCIAFSWLLSISYSFSLLYTGANEAGLEDLVTALTCVGGCQVPMNQSWVFINFLLFFIPTLVMITVYTKIFFIAKQQAQRIERMSDQTAKASDSYKDRVAKRERKAAKTLGIAVAAFLLSWLPYFIDSIIDAFLGFITPTYVYEILVWIVYFNSAMNPLIYAFFYPWFRKAIKLIVTGRILRENSSATNLFPE from the coding sequence ATGGCTACAGATGATGGCAGTTTTCTCAGAGATCTAGCCAGAATCATGAGTGAAGATCTGGTCTCTCCCACATCTGTCCAGCTGTGCTATGAGAACCTGAACAGATCCTGCATCAGGAACCCTTACTCCCCAGTCCCTCGCCTCATCCTCTATGCAGTCTTTGGCTTTGGGGCTGTGCTGGCTGTGTGTGGAAACCTCCTGGTGATGATGTCCATTCTTCATTTCAAACAGCTGCACTCTCCTGCCAACTTTCTGGTGGCATCCCTGGCCTGTGCTGACTTCTTGGTGGGACTGACCGTGATGCCCTTCAGTACAGTGAGGTCTGTGGAGAGCTGCTGGTACTTTGGGGACAGTTACTGTAAAGTTCATTCTTGTTTTGATGTatcattctgtttttcttctatcTTTCACTTGTGCTTCATCTCTGTCGATAGATATATTGCTGTCAGTGACCCCCTGACCTACCCCACCAGGTTCACTGCATCTGTTTCTGGCAAGTGCATTGCCTTCTCCTGGCTCCTGTCCATCAGCTACAGCTTTTCCCTCCTTTACACAGGGGCAAATGAGGCTGGGCTGGAGGATCTAGTGACTGCCCTCACCTGTGTGGGAGGCTGTCAAGTCCCAATGAATCAAAGCTGGGTCTTCAtcaattttctgttatttttcatcCCCACACTTGTCATGATAACTGTCTACACTaagattttcttcattgctaaGCAACAGGCTCAGAGGATTGAGAGAATGAGTGACCAGACGGCCAAGGCATCAGACAGCTACAAGGACAGGGTGgccaagagggagaggaaagcagCCAAAACCCTGGGAATCGCAGTGGCAGCCTTCCTGCTTTCCTGGCTGCCGTACTTCATTGACTCCATCATTGATGCCTTCCTGGGCTTCATCACACCCACGTATGTGTATGAAATACTAGTTTGGAttgtctacttcaactcagccATGAACCCCTTGATTTATGCTTTCTTTTACCCTTGGTTTCGGAAAGCCATCAAACTGATTGTCACTGGCAGAATCTTGAGGGAGAATTCCTCAGCCACCAACTTGTTTCCTGAGTAG